From Phocoena sinus isolate mPhoSin1 chromosome 16, mPhoSin1.pri, whole genome shotgun sequence:
TAGCTGGTTTACCATTATTTCTGCAAAGTTCCACTTTTGTGCCTAGTTAATGTAATTATTCCCCTTAGGCATATTTTACCAGTTGCCAGTTTTATCATTGATAATCTTTCTCTATTGTAAAAACAAAAGCCTTATGAATTAACTTTGTGTAagtagttgatttttttaaacattatttgaaaGCTgtccacttaaaattttaaaattaatgtttgttattttaagaagaaggggtttttttaactaaagaaaaatgctaaaaaattgtttatatacCTCTGACAATAATTACTTTGAGTAGACTTTAAGGAACAAAGTTTTGGGGGAAATAAAGGGTAGTTTCTTTAAAGCTTGAATTATTTCAAATGGAAAATCAGTGGTACTCATGTATCTGCAACTAATGGtgttttaaaatgaagaagtGTGGTAAGTTATAATTCGAtgggtattttgttttgttttgatttggggTTTCCCCCCATGGGGCTGGTAGCCATGGTTTTTTTTCCcaagcaaaataagaaatgtcATTTggaattgtttgattttttgataagAACATCAACTTGTTTGTGGGATAAATGAGCAATTATCTGTGGGTTCCACCAATGTAAATTGTTCCAGTTTTATAGCTGGTTGTCATGAATGTTGAATTATGttgcattaaaataaattatttggctTACTCTTTTATTACTGTACTTGTTTAGTGGTAACGTCACGTTGGTAACACAATTCTTTGTAGATCTACGGAGACTTGATGATTactttgtaattaataattaaGGTGCTATTTTCAGACAGTTGCGCGAAACTTTTTCTCCGAATATTTGTGAACCCAACCAGAGACCAGCTGAcaggtttaatttttctttgcccaaaagctcttggttttttttctttttgtttttttgttttttgtttttgtttttgtttttgtgaacaAGTTTAAAACTAACTGCCgagaccattttttttaaattttagagaaaataaataaataacacaaagtGATGTTACCCAAGCAAGGCCTTCTAATAAAGGAGTGGTCCCCTCACCCATCCCTCCCTACCTGTGCAAGTCCTGCTCACATCAGTTTCCTTCCATCCAATTAGGCGACCTGGGAGACCCAGCCAGTACCGCCCAGACGGACTTCGGAGTGGTGATGGGGTACCTCCAAGAAGCTTACAGGATGGAACCAGGGAAGGTTTTGGACACTCCACATCACTCAAAGTTCCACTGGCTCGATCCCTGCAGATTAGTGAAGAACTACTGAGCAGAAACCAATTGTCCACAGCTGCCAGCCTTGGACCATCTGGATTACAGAATCATGGACAGCACTTAATATTATCCAGGGAAGCCTCTTGGGCAAAACCACATTATGAGTTCAACCTCAGCCGTATGAAGTTCAGGGGAAATGGCGCACTCAACAACATCAGTGACCTTCCTTTTCTTGCAGAAAACTCTGCCTTTCCAAAAATGGCACTTCAAGCAAAACAAGATGGGAAAAAGGATGTGAGCCATTCATCTCCTGTAGATTTAAAGATACCACAAGTTCGAGGAATGGATCTTTCTTGGGAAAATCGCACTGGTGATCAGTACAGCTATAGCTCTTTGGTAATGGGTTCACAAACGGAGAGCGCGCTTAGTAAAAAATTAAGGGCTATTCttccaaaacaaaatagaaaaagcatGTTAGATGCTGGACCCGATTCTTGGGGCTCAGATGCTGAGCAGTCTACCTCTGGACAGCCATATCCCACATCGGATCAAGAAGGAGATCCTGGCTCCAAGCAGCCTCGGAAGAAAAGAGGGCGTTACAGACAGTACAACAGTGAGATACTGGAGGAAGCAATCTCAGTGGTTATGAGTGGAAAAATGAGTGTTTCCAAAGCTCAGAGTATTTATGGGATTCCCCACAGTACACTGGAGTACAAAGTAAAGGAGAGGCTGGGCACTTTGAAAAACCCtccaaagaaaaagatgaagttaATGAGGTCGGAGGGGCCAGATGTTTCTGTAAAGATTGAATTAGATCCCCAGGGAGAGGCAGCACAAAGTGCAAATGAATCAAAAAATGAGTAGGAATACTGTAGAGTGCCAATTACTGTACAAACTGGGTGAGCACTACTGCATTGTTCAGCTGTCATTGCTTGCACCTAACTTCATTTACTGTGACACTTGTTTCTTTGCAGATTTTGCATTGACTTGTGTGTACAGGGGTGAAAGGTGCATTCTGAatgttgcatattttaaaattttcgtGTGCAGTATGGCTCGGGATATTGTTTGGCCTTTTGCATGTTTCTCTACAAAAGAGAATTGAGTTACCTCACAGAGAACAGATACATGGAAGTGGACTCCTTGCCTGTAGAGCctgcatgcttttcttttttttttcttaagttatatttgcctttatttaaaagaaaagaaaaaagcccccTTTTAGAGACCACCTCTGTCATATTGGGAGCTTTATCATTGCAAATTGGAAAGCCATCTTataaaattattcacattttttttcttctgagattcAACTAATTTAAGGGTTAAACTAAAGAAACTAAGAACAATGAACTTTTGAATTTAAGAAATTTGGCTATTCAATGATAAATAATTATTTGGGTCaactaatattttatgatttccttctcaCTATTAAGTTTACTTAACAAATTAGCAATCTGTTTAGTGCTCACCCAGAGGGGGGAAGGAGGTGGAAAATGTGCACACACTACCTTCAAAAATGCTTCAATTACGTTGTAACACTACCTTTGATGTTATTTCATTTGGGATTTTCTAAGGGTAGAATTTGGTCTCACCAACAAGTGAG
This genomic window contains:
- the LCOR gene encoding ligand-dependent corepressor isoform X8, with product MARVCRRQQCSVERRGFRQELDSWRHKLIHCVDCEPESISDWTFDENCLFCCLRRDKVKGHLVGLDEPASGAGQEALLKREQAKIIRFERQAEEFLNAVFCRKDSPWVSDPNIPLVAREIMQRMIQQFAAEYTSKNSSTQDPSQPNSTKNQSLLKASPVTTSPTAATTQNPVLSKLLMADQDSPLDLTVRKSQSEPSEQDGVLDLSTKKSPCAGSTSLSHSPGCSSTQGNGRPGRPSQYRPDGLRSGDGVPPRSLQDGTREGFGHSTSLKVPLARSLQISEELLSRNQLSTAASLGPSGLQNHGQHLILSREASWAKPHYEFNLSRMKFRGNGALNNISDLPFLAENSAFPKMALQAKQDGKKDVSHSSPVDLKIPQVRGMDLSWENRTGDQYSYSSLVMGSQTESALSKKLRAILPKQNRKSMLDAGPDSWGSDAEQSTSGQPYPTSDQEGDPGSKQPRKKRGRYRQYNSEILEEAISVVMSGKMSVSKAQSIYGIPHSTLEYKVKERLGTLKNPPKKKMKLMRSEGPDVSVKIELDPQGEAAQSANESKNE
- the LCOR gene encoding ligand-dependent corepressor isoform X7, which produces MARVCRRQQCSVERRGFRQELDSWRHKLIHCVGFESILEGLFGPALLKDLSLFKDCEPESISDWTFDENCLFCCLRRDKVKGHLVGLDEPASGAGQEALLKREQAKIIRFERQAEEFLNAVFCRKDSPWVSDPNIPLVAREIMQRMIQQFAAEYTSKNSSTQDPSQPNSTKNQSLLKASPVTTSPTAATTQNPVLSKLLMADQDSPLDLTVRKSQSEPSEQDGVLDLSTKKSPCAGSTSLSHSPGCSSTQGNGRPGRPSQYRPDGLRSGDGVPPRSLQDGTREGFGHSTSLKVPLARSLQISEELLSRNQLSTAASLGPSGLQNHGQHLILSREASWAKPHYEFNLSRMKFRGNGALNNISDLPFLAENSAFPKMALQAKQDGKKDVSHSSPVDLKIPQVRGMDLSWENRTGDQYSYSSLVMGSQTESALSKKLRAILPKQNRKSMLDAGPDSWGSDAEQSTSGQPYPTSDQEGDPGSKQPRKKRGRYRQYNSEILEEAISVVMSGKMSVSKAQSIYGIPHSTLEYKVKERLGTLKNPPKKKMKLMRSEGPDVSVKIELDPQGEAAQSANESKNE
- the LCOR gene encoding ligand-dependent corepressor isoform X9, which translates into the protein MQRMIQQFAAEYTSKNSSTQDPSQPNSTKNQSLLKASPVTTSPTAATTQNPVLSKLLMADQDSPLDLTVRKSQSEPSEQDGVLDLSTKKSPCAGSTSLSHSPGCSSTQGNGRPGRPSQYRPDGLRSGDGVPPRSLQDGTREGFGHSTSLKVPLARSLQISEELLSRNQLSTAASLGPSGLQNHGQHLILSREASWAKPHYEFNLSRMKFRGNGALNNISDLPFLAENSAFPKMALQAKQDGKKDVSHSSPVDLKIPQVRGMDLSWENRTGDQYSYSSLVMGSQTESALSKKLRAILPKQNRKSMLDAGPDSWGSDAEQSTSGQPYPTSDQEGDPGSKQPRKKRGRYRQYNSEILEEAISVVMSGKMSVSKAQSIYGIPHSTLEYKVKERLGTLKNPPKKKMKLMRSEGPDVSVKIELDPQGEAAQSANESKNE
- the LCOR gene encoding ligand-dependent corepressor isoform X6, with the translated sequence MATGVSGCTSSAGGGGGSGRGVNPRRSGRSRFPLCGGRRDHKGLTHIFNPPPKRFESILEGLFGPALLKDLSLFKDCEPESISDWTFDENCLFCCLRRDKVKGHLVGLDEPASGAGQEALLKREQAKIIRFERQAEEFLNAVFCRKDSPWVSDPNIPLVAREIMQRMIQQFAAEYTSKNSSTQDPSQPNSTKNQSLLKASPVTTSPTAATTQNPVLSKLLMADQDSPLDLTVRKSQSEPSEQDGVLDLSTKKSPCAGSTSLSHSPGCSSTQGNGRPGRPSQYRPDGLRSGDGVPPRSLQDGTREGFGHSTSLKVPLARSLQISEELLSRNQLSTAASLGPSGLQNHGQHLILSREASWAKPHYEFNLSRMKFRGNGALNNISDLPFLAENSAFPKMALQAKQDGKKDVSHSSPVDLKIPQVRGMDLSWENRTGDQYSYSSLVMGSQTESALSKKLRAILPKQNRKSMLDAGPDSWGSDAEQSTSGQPYPTSDQEGDPGSKQPRKKRGRYRQYNSEILEEAISVVMSGKMSVSKAQSIYGIPHSTLEYKVKERLGTLKNPPKKKMKLMRSEGPDVSVKIELDPQGEAAQSANESKNE